The genome window TAGAAATGGAAATTATCATTTATATTTTTGTCAGTATTGCTATCATTTCACTGCAAGCAATAACCCCTTTTGTAATAAGAAAATCAGAATGTTTCGGAGTAAATGTTGGCGAACGTGCTAACCGGAATGCAGAATTAACACAGTTAAAAAAACAATATGTTGGGCAAGTGATTTTGTGGACCTCTTTCGTTGCTATTATCGGAATCGCGTTAATTCAAGGCTTTCATTCGAGTGAAAATACGCAAGCTGGTATTTTTATTGCTTCGATGTTTAGTCAATTAATCGTTTCTTTTATTATTTATTATCGCTTTCACCACACAACTTTACAGTGGAAAAGAGACAAAATAGAAGCTGGAGAAATTTCGACTAATTCTATTATAATGGTAGACACTAGTTTTCATCGCAGAAAAATGGTTATTTCGTATACATGGTTTATCGTGCCACTGCTTATTTTCATTATTACACTTGCGATTACAGTCGTATTTTATTCAACAGCCCCCGTTGATTTTCCTATCCATTTTGATATGAGCGGAACCGTGACAGATACAGTCGCCAAATCACCTAGAGTCGTATTGTTACTACCAATGATGCAGCTAGGAATGATTGCATTGTTTATCTTTATTAATTTTGTTATTGCACGGAGCAAACAAACGGTAGAGAACGAAAACCCTACTAATTCATTAAAACGAAATATGTTATTTAGACAGATTTCTAGTAAAGCTATGTTAATTATGTGTACGATAATGGTGATTGATTTTCTTATCATGCAAGTAGTCACATTACTTGCACTTCCAGCTGAATGGATGATGGTAACGATGATTATTTCTGTTGTCTTAATTTTGTTTGGGACTGTCCTCCTTGCTGTAAAAGTAGGACAAGGCGGTAGCAGACTCAAATTTGCTGACCAACCTGATGGTGTCAATAAACCAATTCGGGATGATGATTCCTTTTGGAAAGCAGGCGTTATTTATTTTAACCGAAATGATCCAGCCTTATTTGTAGAAAAACGTTTTGGGATTGGTTGGACGATTAATACAGCTCGCCCGGTTGCTTGGCTATCTTTTGTAATTATTATCGCTGTCATAATTCTTATTAGCATCTTGTTTTAACTTGCCCTCAGGCGGGTATTTATTATATGGTATGCGGATAAATTAGTTTGTGTGAGATGCTTTTGTAAAGGAGTAGATTATTATGGCGATTAGATTAAAGCGACTGGAGGAATGGGAAGGATTTACTGGTATTGCACTCGTTCGAGAAGGTCTTAAAGCAGAAGCACTTCACACAGAAATAAAAACTACCTTCAAAGAAATACTTCAACTTGCGCGAGAACTAGATGACTTTTCCAAGCAAAAAATTTTTTATGGGATTTCTGTCCATAATATAGAAGACGGAATAACGCATTATTCGGCAATACCGGTCGAACAAAAATATTCTAATTTAAAAGAACCGCTTGAGTGGATTGAAGTGCCAGCGCATACGTATTTTGTAGCAGAGCATATTCAGGATACCGATATAGGTGAAAGCTATGAAGAGATTGCCAGAGCCATTCAAGAAAAAAATTATAAACCTTATATTACGGCGAATAATCCTGTTTTTGATCCACTACCATTTAAACTGGAAGTGTATACGAAACAAGGAAGCGACGAAACAAATATCGAAATTAGAATTCCTGTCGTGAAAGAATTGCATACGTAAGAAATAGCCTGGGACTTTTGTTCTGGGCTTTTTTATACTAGCAAGCTGTTTTTGAGTGTGCTATAATAAAAACGCTATTTTGTGATTATTTTAACAAGAAGGAAGGGATTCATGTGGGATATTACAGCCCGCAGGAAGTAACAGAGATTACGATTGAAAAAGGAACCCAAAAAGCAAATTCAAGTACATTAACACTTGTGTTGTTAGGCTTTTTAGGTGGAGCTTTTATATCTCTTGGTTACTTATTATACATACGTGCAGTAGGAACAATGCCTCACGAATGGGGAAGCTTTGCAACGCTCATTGGCGCCAGTCTTTTTCCGGTTGGCCTCGTTTGTATTTTGCTAGGTGGAGGAGAATTAATTACCGGCAACATGATGGCTGTTGCAATTGCTTGGTACGACAAAAAGATTTCCTTCCAACAATTACTTAGAAACTGGGCGATTGTGTCTGTCATGAACTTAGTGGGCGCATTTTTTGTCGCTTACTTCTTCGGACATTTCGTTGGCTTAACAGAAGGCGATTTCTTACCCAAAACGTTAGCTACAGCTGGCGCAAAAATTAACGATCCTTTCTGGGTTGCCTTTGTTTCAGGAATTGGTTGTAACTGGTTTGTTGGGATTGCTGTTTGGCTTTGTTACGCGGCCAAAGATTTCGCAGGAAAAATCCTTGGTATTTGGTTCCCGGTTATGGCATTTGTTGCTATCGGATTTCAGCACGTTGTTGCCAATATGTTTATTATTCCAGCTGCTATTTTTGCTGGTTACTATTCATGGGCAGATTTTATTTGGAACGTCATCCCGGTTTACCTAGGGAATGTAGTCGGCGGAGCAGTTTTTGTTAGCCTATTCTACTTCCTTGCTTATAAGAAAAACGCGCCTAAAAAGGTAAAAGAAGAAATACACCAACCAATTGAAGAAAATTAAGATAAAAAAGCTAGTTACATTCGATGTAGCTAGCTTTTTTTTGAAAAAAATAAAAAATTTTTAAAGCTATTACGATTCCCGCCATGTTGGGATAGAATGACTTTTTCCAAAAGTTATTTTGCTAGTTGAAAAGAAAAATCCTGATTAAATTTTTCGATTTGTGGAAAACACTATTATAAGCAACGAGAGCACGTGCAGAAAAATTTTTTGAGGAGTGGTATTTTTGAGTATTAAAGAAACAGCATTACCAAAAGTTCAAACAAAATTATTTATTAATGGAAAATGGACGGATGGAGATAATAAAGAAACAAAAGATATTGTAAATCCAGCAAACGGAGATGTTATTGCAAAAATCGCTCAAGCTGGACCAAGTGAAACAAAAAAAGCTATTAAAGCGGCAAAAGATGCATTTCCTGATTGGGCAAAAATGGAACTAGCTGACCGTGTCAAATTATTACACAAAATTGCCGATTTAATGGAAGAAAAAGCAGATACGTTAGCAAAAATTATGACGCTTGAACAAGGTAAACCGCTAAAAGAATCAAAAGGAGAAGTCTTAACTGGCGTAGAAAACTTCCGATTCGCTGCGGAAGAAGCAAGAAGATTATATGGGGAAACTATCCCAGCGCCAAACAATCACGCATTTATCGTCAAAAAACAACCAATTGGCGTAGTTGCGGCCATTACTCCGTGGAATTTCCCAGGTGGTATGGTGACACGAAAACTTGCACCAGCGCTTGCAACCGGAAATACAATCGTATTAAAACCATCCGGAGATACGCCGCTTTCAGCCCTAGCTATCTTTGAAATTTTTGAAGAAGCCGGCTTGCCAAAAGGTGTTGCCAATATCGTTATGGGTAGCTCCAAAGAAATCGGCGAAACGTTAACTGACAGTGATGATGTTCGTAAACTAACTTTTACCGGCTCCACGAAAGTCGGTCAAACACTATTCAAACAATCAGCCGAAACACTGAAAAAAATCTCGCTCGAACTTGGTGGACATGCGCCATTTATCGTATTTGATGATGCGAACCTGGATGCTGCTGTAAATGATTTAGTTGCAGCGAAATTCCGCAATAACGGTCAAGTATGTGTATCGCCAAACCGAATTTTTGTTGCCAAAGAAATTAAAGAAAAATTCACTAAGGGGCTAGTTGCGAAAGTAGAACAACTAAAAGTAGGTAACGGTTTAGATGATGTGAACGTTGGTCCACTTATCCGCGAAGATGCGATTGACAAAATCGACAAACAACTTAAAAATGCCACAGATAAAGGTGCCAAAGTCTTAACTGGTGGCGGCCGTTTAACAGGTTCCGACTATGACAAAGGGAACTTCTACAAACCAACTGTCTTAGATAACGTTACCCGTAAAATGGATATTTTCTACGAAGAAACATTTGGTCCAGTAATCCCGCTCATCACATTTGAAACGGAAGACGAAGCAATCGAAATGGCGAATGACAGCGAATTTGGTCTTGCTTCATACTTCTATACAAAAGACTTAGCTCGCGTAGAAAAAGTAGGTGCGGCATTAGAATATGGTATGGTAGGTGCAAACGAAATTGCGATTTCTAACCCAGAAACCCCATTTGGCGGTGTTAAACATTCTGGTTTCGGTCGCGAAAACGGCCACTACGGTATGGAAGAATACATCCAAGTGAAATTCATTAACTTAAAATATCGTGACTAACACAAGCTATTAAGAAACTCCTTCGCTTCATGCGGAGGGGTTCTTTTTTATGCAGTTTCCTACCAGTAGGAAAAAAACATATTTGTAAGCGGATTCAGCCATTTATATAATAAAAGTAAGTTAAGGAAAGGGAGGATACAAAATGAAAAACATTTTACTCATTTGTGGGTCAGGAGCTTCAAGTGGATTCATGGCAGCAGCAATCAGAAAAGCAGCAAAAAAACGTGGAGAACAAGTGACGGTGAAAGCAGCCAGTGAGTCACAAATAGATGAAAGAATTAATGAAATTGATTACTTATTAATCGGGCCGCACTTAGCTTATATGCTGGATGACTTAAAACAAAAAGTAGCCGATAAAAATGTTTTAGTATCAATTATTCCGCAAGCAACTTATGGCACACTTAACGGTGAAAAAGCACTGGATCTCATTTTAACTATGGAGGGATAACACGATGAACAACAAAGTGATGGATTTTATGACAAATAAATTTGCTCCAAAAGTAAATAAAGTTGTTAAAAATCCTTGGGTATCAGCAATTCAAGATGCAATTATGTCTGCGCTTCCGCTCGTTTTTGTCGGTTCTTTAGTCACCATCGTTTCATTACTTAAAAATTTATTTCCCGGCATGCCTGACTTTTCGATGATAAGTAATTTTTCCTTTGGGATGTTCGGATTAGTTGTAGCATTTCTAATTCCCTACTATCTGATGGAGAAAAAAGGGAATAGCAGTCAAAAGTTGATTTCTGGCGCAACTGGACTTGTACTATTTTTAATGCTACTATTTCCAACTATTTCAGCTGACGGGGATGCAGTTTTCATTTTATCTCGATTTGGCGCGACCGGGATGTTCTTATCAATCACAACTGGATTATTTGTTGGTTGTGTGATGAACTTTGCTGCGAAGCGATCATTTTTCAGTGAAGATACGCCAATTCCGGATTTTGTTGTCGGGTGGTTCAATAGTTTACTACCAATTACATTTATTTTAATTGTTGGTTGGTTAATTACGGTTCAATTTAACATTGACTTCTTTGAAGTAATTGTTGCAGTGTTTAGCCCACTCGCGTCAATTGTACAATCTTATCCAGGCTTTGTGCTTTCGGTTTTCATTCCAGCATTTCTTTATACATTCGGGATTTCTGGTTGGGTAATGATGCCCGCGATTTACCCGGTTTATATGGCAGGACTCGCAGAAAACTCACAAGCTGTAGCAAATGGAGCGAGCGCATCAAATATCGCAACACAAGAAACAGTTTATGCTTTAATTTCAATAGGCGGGGTGGGTACAACCTTATCACTCTCGATTATGATGCTGATTTTAAGTAAATCTTTACAGCTAAAAGCAATCGGAAAAGCAGTCATCGTCCCATCAATTTTTAACATTAACGAACCATTATTCTTCGGGGCACCAATTGCCTTCAACCCATACTTAATGATTCCAACGTGGATTAATGCTTTTCTAGTACCGAGTATTGCTTACTTTGTGATGTCAATGAACCTAGTAAGTATTCCCGCGCAATCATTCTTACTTTGGTATATGCCTTACCCAGTAACATCTTACTTAGCAACACAAGACTTCCGTGGGGTTATTGCTTGTTTAGCGATTATCGTCATCACATGGCTTGTCTACTTGCCATTCTTTAAAGCGTACGATAATTCACTACTCAAACAAGAAAAATTAGATGCAGTCGAAACAGAGAAAGAAATGGTAACAAATTGATTGGAGGAAATAAAATGTCAGAGCAAGACTATGTTGAAGAAACAGATAGCTTAAATGAGCTATCCATGAATATATTAATCCATGCTGGAAATGCAAGAAATGATTTAGTGAAAGGTCTTAATCATTTAGAGGAACTAGAGTTTAACGAAGCCGAGGAATTTATCGCCTCTGCTAAAAGAGAAATTGTCATCGCGCATAGTCTGCAAACAGATACACTTCAACTAGAAGCATCAGGCAATCAAATCCGTTATTCCACGCTGTTCTGTCATGCACAAGATACACTCATGACGGCCAAAAGTGAAATATTAATTGGCGAGCATATGCTACGTTTATTCAAAAAAGTGACCGAACTTACGAAAAAATAGGAGGTACGAGCATGTTTGAAAATTATCAATTTCCGAAAGACTTTTTATGGGGAGGAGCTATCGCAGCCAACCAAGCAGAAGGCGCATTTAAAGTAGATGGAAAAGGAATTAGTTTAGCAGATTTGCACAAATATCATAAAGGTAAAACAAATGATGAAATCAGTGAGGAACAACATAAAGGAGTAAGTTTGGCTGATATCAAAGCAAGTATGGAAGATAAAGTGAACTATTATCCGAAACGCCACGGTATCGACTTTTATCACACGTATCCAGAAGACTTGGCTTTGCTTGCTGAAATGGGTTTTAAAACATTCCGAACTTCACTGGACTGGACACGGATTTTTCCAACTGGCGAAGAAACGAAACCAAATGAAGCGGGATTAAAATATTATGACCAATTAATCGATAAAATTATCGAACTTGGCATGGAGCCAATTATTACGATTTTACATTACGAAACTCCCGTAGAAATTGTTTTAAATCATGGCGGGTGGCACAATCGTAAAGTCATTGATTTATTTGAGAAGTACGGCAAAACAGTACTTGATCGCTACAATAAAAAAGTAAAATATTGGATTGTCATTAACCAAATTAATTTAATTCAATTCGAACCATTTAACTCTACTGCGATTCCATACGATGCAGTTGATGATTATTTATCCGCAACATATCAAGCAGTTCACAATCAATTTGTCGCAAGTGCAAAAATTTATGAATACGGAAAGGCACTGAACCCTGATTTAATGATTGGTACAATGCTAGCTGATTGTACGGCCTATCCATTCTCATGCGATCCGGATGATATCGTCCTCGCAATGAAACGTAATCGTATGGAATATTTCTTCGCAGATGTGCAGTTCCAAGGCGAATATCCACAATATGCGCTTAACTACTTCGAAGAAAATAATATTCATATTGAAATTACAGAAGAAGACAAAGCTATTTTGCAAAAAAATACCATGGATTATCTAGCGCTTTCCTATTATTATTCACAAATGGTAGATTCCAAAAGAAATGATTTGGACCCAGCTTCGATTGCACCAAACCCGCATCTTAAAGCTAATCCGTGGGGCTGGGCAGTCGATCCAAAAGGGCTATATAATGCTCTGTCACAATACTGGGATAGATACCATAAACCAATTATTATTGCTGAAAATGGTTTCGGCATGTATGACAAATTGGAAAATGGCGAAATCCACGATGATTACCGAATCGATTATTTATCCGCCCATCTAAAAGAAATGAAACGTGCTATGTATGATGGCGTAGAAATAATCGCATATTGCGCTTGGGGACCGATTGATATCGTCAGCTGTTCTTCCGCACAAATGGAAAAAAGATACGGTTTCATTTACGTTGATTTAGATAACGAAGGAAACGGCACAGGCAAAAGAATTAAAAAAGACAGCTTTTCATGGTATAAAAAAGTAATAGAGTCTAATGGGGAAGACTTAGAAGCTTAATGTAACAGAGCGCCAGTTGTGGTAGTTGATAGCTAATACAACTGGCTTTCGGTATATAGGGGGTAACAAAAAATGGATACTCAAAAAGAAATACTAGCTTATTTACACAAACAGGAAAATAAGTGGGTTACCTCAAATGAGTTAGCAGCTTTTTGCGAGTGTACGACACGAACCATTCGCAACAACATATACAAAATTAACGAAGTAACACCGAATTTAATTAATTCCACAAAGCAAGGCTATCAAATCAATCTGAATATTCCATTTGAATTTCAATCGGAAAGTGATGTAACAGAACGAAAGTCAAAGCTCTTACTTGAATTAATTAAAAACTCCACTAAAGGCGTTGACCTTTTTGAGCTCGCTGACATTTTATACATTTCAGAAGTGACCTTAAAAAAAGACATTCAACAACTAAAAAATGAGTTAAAAGAGGCTGATGTCAAAATCGTCATCAGTAAAGATCGCATCAAATTAATCGGAAAAGAACGCGCCAAACGAAAATATATGATTTCCTTACTATACGAAGAAGGAGGATATCGTGAAAGTATCAAAAGTCGCATTCAAGAAATGATAGAATTTGTCTCTATCGACAAACTGCAAAACATCGTAAAAGAAGTTTTAGCGCAAGAATCTATTACAACCAATCAATATTCGATGATGAACATTGTCTTACATTACGCCATTAGCATCGTTCGAATCCAACAAGGGAATACACTCATCGAAACGCAAAAAACACTCATCCGAAAACACTCCAAAGAATACGAAATATCGAAAAAAATTGCTAAAATTCTTTCGGAAGAATACCAAATCCATTTTTCAGAGGCAGAAACAAAACAACTCGGACTTTTATACGTTGGTCTTCAAAATGAACAATCTGCTAACGCCAATCATGGCGAACTGGACCAATTTGTAGACAAAAAAATCATCGACGCACTTAAAATCGTGCTCGCTAATGTGGAAGAAACTTATCTCATTGACCTCCAAAACGAGCAACTTTTCATCAAATTAGCTATTCACGTCCAAAGTCTATACTATCGCTCACGCTACAAAGCTTATACAAGAAATTTAAGCCTACTTGATATTAAAACTTCCTACCCAGTAACTTTTGACATTGCCGTTTACATTTCTTCTTTGCTACAAGAAAAACTAGCGATTGACTTTAACGAAGATGAAATTTCCTTTATCGCGCTCCATATTGGCTCTTTTCTAGAAAGTGAAAACCGTGATTATATTCGCTTGGAAATCGGCCTTCTTGTCGACGATTATCATGATTTAAGAACCAATATGCTGAAAAAACTGCGCGCACGATTTGAAAATGAAGCTACCATCGAACTGATAGAAAACGAGGATTACGAAGAAAATTTTGATATCATTTTAACGACAAACCGAGATGTTGCCCTTGAAAAGGCAGGTTCAATTTTTATACATCCTTTACTGACGACCAAAGATATCAAAAAAATCACTAGCCGAATCCAAACAAAGAAAAAAATCTTGGAAAATAATATAAGAGGCCAGCAAATTGATCGCTATATCGTTCGTTCCCTCTACTCGAACCAAATTGACCCTTCAGAACTTACACCTGCAAAAATTAGAGAGCAAATGATTTCTAAAATGGAAAAACAAACCTTCGTCACTCCAGAGTTTAAAGAAAAAGTTGAAAAAAGGGAACAAATGGCGCCAACAAGCTTTCCGTCCGGTATTGCTATACCACATTCTATCAAGAATGATGCCCTCCAAAGTGGTGTATCCATAATGACTTTGCAAGAACCAATTTATTGGAATGATGTCAAAGTAAAAATAATCGCCCTCGTCGCCATCAGCAAAAAAGATGCAACAGAGTTCAACGATTTCTTTGAAAAATTTGTAGGAATTGTCTCCGAACCAATCAACACCAAACGTTTATCAATGGTGGAAAGCTTCGAGGAGTTCATCCGGAAACTAAAAATGATGATGGAAGAAAGTGAATAAATTCCCACAATGTAAGCCGTGTATTTCAAACGACACGGCTTATAAAGGTTGAAGTAACAATAAAATTGCGCTATAATATAACCATCAAATGAAAAGGAGTGTTATCTTAAGCCAATGAAATTCTAATCCTGTATTATATGAAAAAATGAAGAAAGCTATCCACTTCTCGGATAGAAACTATTTTTTCGGACGGGATTCGTATGTTCATTTCGCATGATAACTCTTGCTATAGGCCTTTTTGGCGTAGCCCCGCGGATTCCTCTCTGAAAATATTCAGGAGGTTATTTTTTATGTCTACAATCGAAATAAATCAATTAAAAATAGAAGTAGCAGATAGAGTTTTAGTAGAAATTCCTCATCTGCTAGTTAGTAAAAAAGCAAGAATCGGCATCATCGGTCAAAATGGTCTAGGAAAAACAACACTAATGGAAGTGATTGCTGGCGCTAAAGAAGCAACATCTGGCTCTGTGACTACACAAGGAAAACTTGCGTACATCAAACAACTTTCCACGGATACGAGTACGAAAAGTGGCGGCGAAAAAACAAGAAAAGCAATTCAACATGCGATGCGCCAAAATCCAAGTGTTCTCCTAGCAGATGAACCGACAAGTAACCTTGATGTCGAAAGCGTCAAACATTTAGAACGCCAGTGGAGCGATTTTTACGGTGCGCTCATAATTATCTCGCATGACCGCGCTTTTTTAGATGCACTTTGTACAGAAATATGGGAAATCAAAAACCAAAAAATTCACGTGTACAAAGGAAACTACCACGCGTATTTAGAACAAAAACAACAACAAGAAAACCAAGCAGAACTTGCATATAAAGAATTTAAAAACAAAAAGAAACAATTACAAGCCTCCCAAACGTATCATGAAATCGAAGCCGGCCGCATCGTTAAACCAGGGAAACGGCTAAACAACAAAGAAGCCAGCGCATTTAAAGCCGGAAAAGGCACACAACAAAAGAAACAACACAGTACCATCAAAGCTTTAGAAAAACGAATTGAACGACTTGGTAATGTTGAAAAACCACATACAACTAAACCAATCAAAATTATCACCCCAGACAATCGCGTTATAAAAAAAGGCAACACGATACTAAGTGCCAAAGAAACAGCTTACGAAATTGCCGGACGAAAACTATTTGAAACAAAAGCTTTTTCTATTAAAGCAGGGGATAAAGTGGCGCTGATCGGTGAAAATGCAAGTGGGAAAACTACATTTTTAAAAGAAATAATCCAAGAAAATCCTAATCTCTTATGTAATCCCCAAGCGAAAATTGCTTATTTCGACCAAGAATTGAATGGATTAAACCAAACGAAATCCCTATTAGAAAACATCTCGAAAATTAGCGTTCAAACCAAGCAAGTAAACAGAGAAGTACTAGGTAGTATGCATTTTAAAGAAAGCGATTTGCATAAGGAAGTGCGCATGCTCTCTGGCGGGGAACGAGTGAAGTTGCTGCTCAGTATGCTCCTTGTTAGTGACGCCAATTTCTTGATTCTTGATGAACCAACCAACTATTTGGATATCTATGCAATGGAAGCGCTGGAAACGTTAATTAAACAATTTGCGGGGACAGTACTATTCGTTTCGCATGATAGAACTTTTGTTAATCATGTGGCAGAACAGCTACTCGTCATTGAAAATAATGAAATGACTTTCCACCGGATGACTTTCGCGGAATATGAAGAAAGTAAAGCACCAAGTCGCATTACAGAAGAAGATAAATTGATTTTAGAAATGCGCATGTCAGAAATTGCGGCCAAACTTATGCAACCCAATTTAAAGCCCGCAGAAAAAGCCATGCTCGAACAAGATTATCAAGAAATTATCACAAAAAGACAACAATTTAGTTAAATTGTTGTCTTTTTATTCAAGCTAAATAAAAAATATAGTCATTTATCTTTTACTTGATTTCTGCAAAAGATAGGCTTAGAATCAAATAGTTATTAAAAAGAGTAAAGAAAGAAGGAATCCCATGTTTAGTCATCTTCCGGATTCATTCCTACAAATGAATACCATTTTTATTTCTATTTTGATTGAGGCACTGCCGTTTGTATTAATTGGAGTATTTATTGCTGGCTTTATTCAAATGTTTATATCAGAACAATTTATTGCCCGTGTTATCCCCAAAAATAAATTTCTAGCAGTCATTGTTGGCTCGCTTATTGGTGTATTTTTCCCTTCCTGTGAATGTGGAATTGTTCCTATCGTTCGTAATTTGCTGGCGAAAGGTGTACCGCTTCATGCCGGAATCGCCTTCATGCTCACAGCGCCGATTATTAATCCTGTAGTATTATTTTCGACCTATGTTGCGTTTGGAAGCACCTGGGAAGTTCCGCTGTTACGCGTTGCCGGAAGTCTTGTAGTAGCTCTCGTTGTCGGAAATATTATCGCTTATTTTTATAAAGGAACTGGACTCAAAGAGCGCTTTTTAAAATATGAAGCAGCTAGTGAAAAAGTGGCCGTTCCAGCAACAAATCTAGCGCTAGCTGGTGGTCCTTCTGAAAGTACGACAACTAATTTCCAAGTGCTAACAAGCGACGGAGCACTTACAGAAGACACTCATAAAGGACATGCGCACCATCATCACGGCGAAGAGCACACGCATACAAAAATGACATTAAGTCAAAAAATATGGCATACCGTACAGCACGCTGTCGATGAATTCTTTTCTGTAGGTAAATACCTTGTGTTTGGGGCTTTAATTGCCGCAGCGATGCAAACGTACATTAAAACATCCACGCTCGTGTCAATTGGACATGGGCCGATTTTATCAATCTTACTTATGATGGTTCTTGCTTTTGTATTATCACTGTGCTCTGAAGCAGATGCCTTTATTGGCGCTTCTTTCCGTAGTGTTTTCTCTACACAATCCATCGTTGCATTTTTAGTGTTTGGCCCGATGCTTGATATTAAAAATTTAATGATGATGTTAGGAGCATTTAAAGCAAAATTTGTTTTATTAATTGTTACTAGTGTAACGATTGTTGTCTTTTTATACGCCCTAGTTATTTAACCGAAAGTAGGTGAGCAGATGTTTCGCGTTTTTATTTTATTTGGATTTGGTTTTTATTTGATGCAGCTACATATTTCTGGTGACATCAGTAAATATATTAATATGAAGTACGCTTATTTATCTTTTTCCGCGATGATTGCCGCATTTTTACTTGCGATTATTCAGCTCATTATGGTTTTTCGTGATGAAGATATTGGTGCAAAAACAGAACATATGGGGCATACACATGATGGCGAGAATACTATTTTAAAAAAAATCATGGTGTATGGTTTACTTTCTTACGCTTTAATCGCTGGTTTCCTTTTCCCAGTAGCAACGCTTGATTCAACGATAGTTTCTGCTAAAGGTTTTCATTTTCCGAAAAACAATGCAGCTGGCGACGACCCATACGCTCAAAATCAGTTTTTAAGACCAGACACGAGTGGCTATTTTGGAGAAACGGATTATGAAAAAATGATGGCGAAAGAAAAAGCCGAAATCATCGATCAAAATCCAA of Listeria monocytogenes contains these proteins:
- a CDS encoding glycoside hydrolase family 1 protein → MFENYQFPKDFLWGGAIAANQAEGAFKVDGKGISLADLHKYHKGKTNDEISEEQHKGVSLADIKASMEDKVNYYPKRHGIDFYHTYPEDLALLAEMGFKTFRTSLDWTRIFPTGEETKPNEAGLKYYDQLIDKIIELGMEPIITILHYETPVEIVLNHGGWHNRKVIDLFEKYGKTVLDRYNKKVKYWIVINQINLIQFEPFNSTAIPYDAVDDYLSATYQAVHNQFVASAKIYEYGKALNPDLMIGTMLADCTAYPFSCDPDDIVLAMKRNRMEYFFADVQFQGEYPQYALNYFEENNIHIEITEEDKAILQKNTMDYLALSYYYSQMVDSKRNDLDPASIAPNPHLKANPWGWAVDPKGLYNALSQYWDRYHKPIIIAENGFGMYDKLENGEIHDDYRIDYLSAHLKEMKRAMYDGVEIIAYCAWGPIDIVSCSSAQMEKRYGFIYVDLDNEGNGTGKRIKKDSFSWYKKVIESNGEDLEA
- a CDS encoding BglG family transcription antiterminator, encoding MDTQKEILAYLHKQENKWVTSNELAAFCECTTRTIRNNIYKINEVTPNLINSTKQGYQINLNIPFEFQSESDVTERKSKLLLELIKNSTKGVDLFELADILYISEVTLKKDIQQLKNELKEADVKIVISKDRIKLIGKERAKRKYMISLLYEEGGYRESIKSRIQEMIEFVSIDKLQNIVKEVLAQESITTNQYSMMNIVLHYAISIVRIQQGNTLIETQKTLIRKHSKEYEISKKIAKILSEEYQIHFSEAETKQLGLLYVGLQNEQSANANHGELDQFVDKKIIDALKIVLANVEETYLIDLQNEQLFIKLAIHVQSLYYRSRYKAYTRNLSLLDIKTSYPVTFDIAVYISSLLQEKLAIDFNEDEISFIALHIGSFLESENRDYIRLEIGLLVDDYHDLRTNMLKKLRARFENEATIELIENEDYEENFDIILTTNRDVALEKAGSIFIHPLLTTKDIKKITSRIQTKKKILENNIRGQQIDRYIVRSLYSNQIDPSELTPAKIREQMISKMEKQTFVTPEFKEKVEKREQMAPTSFPSGIAIPHSIKNDALQSGVSIMTLQEPIYWNDVKVKIIALVAISKKDATEFNDFFEKFVGIVSEPINTKRLSMVESFEEFIRKLKMMMEESE
- the vga(G) gene encoding Vga family ABC-F type ribosomal protection protein, which translates into the protein MSTIEINQLKIEVADRVLVEIPHLLVSKKARIGIIGQNGLGKTTLMEVIAGAKEATSGSVTTQGKLAYIKQLSTDTSTKSGGEKTRKAIQHAMRQNPSVLLADEPTSNLDVESVKHLERQWSDFYGALIIISHDRAFLDALCTEIWEIKNQKIHVYKGNYHAYLEQKQQQENQAELAYKEFKNKKKQLQASQTYHEIEAGRIVKPGKRLNNKEASAFKAGKGTQQKKQHSTIKALEKRIERLGNVEKPHTTKPIKIITPDNRVIKKGNTILSAKETAYEIAGRKLFETKAFSIKAGDKVALIGENASGKTTFLKEIIQENPNLLCNPQAKIAYFDQELNGLNQTKSLLENISKISVQTKQVNREVLGSMHFKESDLHKEVRMLSGGERVKLLLSMLLVSDANFLILDEPTNYLDIYAMEALETLIKQFAGTVLFVSHDRTFVNHVAEQLLVIENNEMTFHRMTFAEYEESKAPSRITEEDKLILEMRMSEIAAKLMQPNLKPAEKAMLEQDYQEIITKRQQFS
- a CDS encoding permease, which codes for MFSHLPDSFLQMNTIFISILIEALPFVLIGVFIAGFIQMFISEQFIARVIPKNKFLAVIVGSLIGVFFPSCECGIVPIVRNLLAKGVPLHAGIAFMLTAPIINPVVLFSTYVAFGSTWEVPLLRVAGSLVVALVVGNIIAYFYKGTGLKERFLKYEAASEKVAVPATNLALAGGPSESTTTNFQVLTSDGALTEDTHKGHAHHHHGEEHTHTKMTLSQKIWHTVQHAVDEFFSVGKYLVFGALIAAAMQTYIKTSTLVSIGHGPILSILLMMVLAFVLSLCSEADAFIGASFRSVFSTQSIVAFLVFGPMLDIKNLMMMLGAFKAKFVLLIVTSVTIVVFLYALVI
- a CDS encoding TIGR03943 family putative permease subunit produces the protein MFRVFILFGFGFYLMQLHISGDISKYINMKYAYLSFSAMIAAFLLAIIQLIMVFRDEDIGAKTEHMGHTHDGENTILKKIMVYGLLSYALIAGFLFPVATLDSTIVSAKGFHFPKNNAAGDDPYAQNQFLRPDTSGYFGETDYEKMMAKEKAEIIDQNPIKVNDSNYLMTMEILYNYPGEFTGKQIEFTGFVYNDEVTKDNNLFLFRFGIIHCVADSGVFGMLVQMPEKTNLKNDTWLTVKGTITQEYYSPFKMNIPSVQVESYKEVAKPKSVYVYRKY